Genomic segment of Pseudomonas sp. CCI4.2:
GCCACCCAGATCCGCCACCTGCTGGCCAGCGGGAAGTCGGTACGTTTTCTGGTGCCAGACGCGGTACTGGCCTATATCGACGCGCACGGGCTGTACCATGCGCCGAACACTGAGGGGAGCCTCTGAAACTGCTGTGTTCAACACGCGTTTCGGCATCCCACACATACGAGCTGAATGAGTTTTATATGACAAAGCACACTATGACGAAACAGAAGCTGACTAGCGAAGAAGTCATCAAGCTGGCGACGGCTGCCCTTGAAGACGTCAAGGGTACGGACATCCTCGCCATTGACGTTCGCGACAAGACCAGCATCGCCGATTACATGCTGATTGCCACTGGTACCTCGAACCGTCAATTGAACGCCTTGGTCGACAGCGTTCGCGACAAGTGCAAGGCTGCCGGCGTCAAATCGTTGAGCGAAGAAGGCAAGGGCGACAGCGATTGGGTGCTGTTGGACCTTGGTGATGTGATCGTTCACGTCATGACCGCCGCCGCTCGTCAGTTCTATGATCTGGAGCGTCTGTGGCACGGTGCTGAGCAAAGCCGTGCGCTGCATTCCACCCATGAAGGCAATCCGTTCGACCCGACGACTTTCCTCGACAAAGAATAAGGGATCATCGTGCGTCTGCGTTTGATCGCTGTCGGTTCGCGCATGCCCAAGTGGGTGGAAGAAGGTTGGCAGGAATACGCCAAGCGGATGCCGTCCGAGCTTGCGCTTGAGCTGGTGGAAATTCCGCTCAACACCCGTGGCAAAAACGCTGACGTGGCGCGCTTTATTCGCCAGGAAGGCGAGGCCATGCTGGCGAAAGTCCAGCCGGGCGAGCGAATTGTCACGCTTGAGGTGCACGGAAAACCGTGGAGTACCGAACAGTTGGCGGTCGAACTCGATCGCTGGCGTCTCGACGCCCGCACGGTCAATCTGATGGTTGGCGGCCCTGAAGGGCTGGCGCCGGAAGTCTGTGCGCGTAGCGAGCAGCGCTGGTCGCTGTCGCCGTTAACCTTGCCACATCCTTTGGTGCGCATCCTTATCGGTGAGCAGATGTACCGCGCCTGGACAGTTCTGTCCGGGCATCCTTACCACAAATAGCCTGCGCGCCTAAATGTCCCAGCCGATCCGCCTCAAAGACCACGAGAAAGACGCACGCATGGTGCGCGGCCGGGTCGTGGTCGGGGCTGCGGTGGTGATGGTGGCTGTTTGTGTGCTGATAGCGCGGCTGTATTTCCTGCAGGTCATTCAATACGACTACCACTCCACGCTGTCGGAAAACAACCGGGTGCATGTTCAGCCCATTCCGCCGAACCGTGGACTGATCTTCGACCGCAACGGCGTCGTCGTAGCTGATAATCGGCCTAGCTTCAGCCTCAGCATGACGCGCGAACGTTCTGGCAATGCCGCGCAGGTGCTCGACGCTATCGTTGAAATCCTGGCGCTGACCGCCGACGACCGCGTGTTATTTGAGAAACGCATGAAGCAGGGGCGTCGACCGTTTGAGTCGGTGCCGATTCTCTTCGAGCTGAGCGAAGAGCAAATCGCCCTGATCGCGGTCAATCAATTCCGTTTGCCGGGAGTTGAGGTCGTTGCGCAGTTGGTTCGTCATTATCCCGAGGGCGAACACTTCGCCCATTCTGTGGGGTATGTGGGACGGATCAACGAGAAAGAGCTCAAAGCGCTCGATTCGGTCAACTACAGCGGGACTCACCACATCGGCAAAACCGGGATTGAGCGTTTCTACGAGGCTGACTTGCACGGGCAGGTGGGCTACGAAGAAGTTGAAACCAACGCCCGCGGACGGGTTATGCGGGTGCTCAACCGGACCAATCCGATTCCCGGAAAAGACATTGTCTTGAGTCTCGACATCAAGCTTCAGCAAGCTGCGGAAGCGGCGCTGGGTGGCCGTCGTGGCGCGGTGGTGGCGCTGGACCCGGCAACCGGCGAAGTATTGGCGATGGTCAGTCAGCCGAGCTTCGATCCGAATCCGTTTGTCACCGGTATCAGCTTCAAAGACTACGCTGAGTTGCGAGATTCGATTGACCGTCCGCTGTTTAACCGCATTCTGCGCGGCCTGTACCCGCCCGGTTCGACGATCAAGCCTGCGGTTGCCATTGCCGGCTTGGACAGCGGCGTGGTGACCGCTTCGACGCGCGTGTTCGATCCGGGCTTCTATCAGTTGCCCAATTACGATCACAAGTACCGTAACTGGAACCGTACCGGTGATGGCTGGGTCGATCTGGACACGGCGATCATGCGGTCCAATGACACGTACTTCTACGACCTTGCGCACAAGATCGGAATTGATCGGCTTTCTGCTTATCTGAATAAATTCGGGATCGGAAAAAAAGTCTCGCTGGACATGTTCGAAGAGTCGCCGGGGCTGATGCCGTCACGCGACTGGAAGCGAGCAACGCGGCGCCAAGCGTGGTTTCCGGGTGAAACATTGATTCTCGGCATCGGTCAGGGCTACATGCAGGCCACTCCATTGCAACTGGCACAAGCCACTGCGTTGGTGGCTAACAAAGGCGTGTGGAATCGACCTCATCTGGCGAAAACCGTCGCGGGCGTGCCACCGACTGATGAAAACCCAATGCAGGATATCGTGCTGCGCGATGTGTCGGATTGGGCCAAGGTGAACCACGGTATGCAGCAAGTCATGCATGGCGCACGCGGTACCGCCCGCAAAGCGGCAATTGGTTCGCAATACCGGATTGCCGGTAAAAGCGGAACGGCCCAAGTGGTCGCGATCAAGCAAGGCGAGAAATATGACCGCACCAAGGTTCAGGAACGTCACCGCGATCACGCCTTGTTCGTGGGTTTTGCGCCCGCAGACAATCCAAAAATAGTGGTCGCGGTGATGGTGGAGAACGGCGAGTCCGGTTCTGGGATCGCGGCCCCGGTGGTTCGTCAGGTCATGGATTCGTGGTTGCTCGGTCCAGACGGTTTACTCAAGCCTGAGTACGCCAGCAGCTCAAACGCGGAGGCTGCGGCCAGTGAAGAGTAATTTTGATCGCATCCTCTCAAGTGATGATGTGATGCGCCGTCGCTCTACTTTCTTGCAGCGCATCCACCTCGATGGGCCGTTGCTGATTCTGTTGCTGACCATTGGCGCGGGTGGTTTGTTTGTGCTGTATTCGGCCAGCGGCAAGAATTGGGATCTGCTTATTAAGCAGGCGACGTCGTTTGGCATAGGCTTGGTCTCGATGGTGGCCATCGCTCAGCTCGAACCGCGTTTCATGGCGCGCTGGGTTCCCGTGCTCTATGTGTTGGGAATGCTGCTGTTGGTGGCCGTTGACGTCATGGGCCATAACGCCATGGGCGCGACCCGCTGGATCAACATTCCTGGGGTTATCCGGTTTCAGCCTTCGGAATTCATGAAGATTATTATGCCTGCGACCATTGCCTGGTATTTGGCGAAACGAACCCTGCCGCCACACTTGAAACATGTGGCCCTGAGCTTGGGACTGATTGGTCTTCCGTTCATTCTGATCGTGCGTCAGCCGGACCTCGGTACTTCGTTGCTGATTCTGGCGTCCGGTACGTTTGTATTGTTCATGGCCGGTCTGCGCTGGCGCTGGATCATTGGCGTGTTCGCTGCTGCCGTTCCAGTGGCCGTCGGCATGTGGTTCTTCTTCATGCACGACTATCAAAAGCAACGAATTCTGACCTTCCTCGATCCGGAAAGTGATCCGCTGGGTACCGGCTGGAACATCATTCAGTCCAAGGCCGCGATTGGCTCGGGTGGCGTCTTTGGTAAGGGCTGGTTACTGGGAACCCAGTCACACCTGGATTTTTTGCCGGAGAGCCATACCGATTTCATCATTGCCGTTTTGGGGGAAGAGTTCGGCCTGGTCGGCATTTGCGCCCTCTTGTTGATCTATTTGTTGCTGATCGGGAGAGGGCTGGTGATCACCGCTCAGGCGCAAACACTGTTCGGCAAGTTGTTGGCAGGCAGCCTGACGATGACATTTTTTGTTTACGTTTTCGTCAACATCGGTATGGTCAGTGGCCTGATGCCGGTTGTTGGGGTGCCACTGCCCTTTATTAGTTACGGCGGAACTTCGCTGGTGACGCTGCTGTCGGCGTTTGGGGTTTTGATGTCGATCCATACACATCGCAAGTGGATCGCACAGGTTTGATTAAGGTGAACAATTCAATGCAAGTAATGCGTAACTGGGCGGCTCGATATGCTCCGTTGGTCGGCCTGGTGGGCATCCTTGGCTCGGTATTGAAAGCACAAGCAGGCGATTACGAAGGCTCGCCCCAGGTCGCTGAATTTGTCGGTGAAATGACCCGCGATTATGGCTTTGCAGGCGAGCAACTGATGGCCGTGTTCCGTGAGGCTGAGCGTAAACAGGCCATCCTCGACGCGATTTCTCGCCCAGCCGAGCGGGTCAAACCGTGGAAAGAATACCGGCCAATGTTCATCACCGACGCGCGAATTGCACGCGGTGTGGATTTTTGGCGTCAGCATGAAGCGGCCTTGATGCGTGCCGAGCAAGACTACGGCGTACCGGCGCAAGTAATCGTCGCCATCATCGGTGTCGAAACCTTTTTCGGCCGCAACACCGGTAATTACCGCGTGATAGACGCCTTATCGACCTTGAGTTTCGATTACCCACCGCGTGCCGAATTCTTTCGCAAGGAGCTGCGTGAGTTCCTTTTGCTGGCGCGTGAGGAGCAAGTTGATCCCCTGACACTCAAGGGTTCTTACGCTGGGGCAATGGGTTTGCCGCAGTTCATGCCGAGTAGTTTTCGCGCCTACGCCGTGGATTTCGACGGCGACGGGCACATCAATATCTGGACCGATCCCGATGACGCCATCGGCAGTGTCGCCAGTTATTTCAAACGCCACGGCTGGGTCGCAGGCGAGCCAGTTGTCAGCCTTTCTTCCGTGCGCGGTGATGCGGCTGACAGCGGTTTGAGCCCCGGCCTGGAACCGGTAAAAACCGTTGGGGAGTTGCGAGCCTTGGGGTGGTCGAGTCATGATGCGCTGCGCGATGATATGCCGGTGACCGCTTTTCGCCTGGAGGGTGCAGAGGGGCCGGAATATTGGATGGGTTTGAATAATTTTTACGCAATCACGCGCTACAACCGCAGTGTGATGTACGCAATGGCCGTGCATCAGCTGTCTGAACTGCTGGTCCAAGCACGGGGCGTCAAGTAATGCGGGCAATGCCGATTCGCAAACCACTGAAGTTCATGGCCTTCGCAGCCTTGGCCGTTCTGGTGGCCAGTTGTTCGACCAGTCGATCTCCGCAGAACAATAGTGCTGTGACCTCGGGGCCGGGTCTGGACATCAATCGTGCGCACAAAGACGGCGCGCCATGGTGGGACGTTGACGTTTCCCGCATCCCTGACGCCGTGCCGACCCTGCACAGCGGGCCTTACAAGGCCAACCCCTATACCGTGCTGGGCAAAACTTATTTCCCGTTGACCGACTCCAAGCGCTATGTCGCTACCGGGACGGCGTCCTGGTATGGCACCAAATTCCACGGTCAGAACACCGCCAATGGTGAAAAGTACGACCTGTACGGCATGAGTGCCGCACACAAGACCTTGCCGTTGCCCAGTTACGTTCGGGTGACCAACCTCGACAATAACCGCAGCGTGATCCTGCGGGTCAATGACCGTGGGCCGTTCTATTCCGACCGCATTATCGACCTGTCTTACGCCGCTGCGAAAAAGCTCGGTTACGCTGAAATCGGTACAGCCCGGGTCAAGGTCGAAGGCATCGATCCGCAAGAGTGGTGGGCACAGCGTGGACGTCCAGCGCCGTTGATGTTGGATGAGCCGCAAGTCGTGGCCCAGGCCGCAGCGCCGGCGTTCACCGCTTCAACCGGCACCATCGAGCAGTACACGCCGCCGCCTCAGCAACACGCCGCAGCAGTGTCGCCCGTTCAGATTGATGCAAAAAAAAACGCTTCCGGACCAGTGTCTGGGCTGTATCTCCAGGTGGGCGCCTTCGCCAACCCGGACGCTGCGGAACTCCTGAGGTCGAAACTGAGCGGGATAGTCCGGACGCCAGTCTTCGTCAGCTCGATAGTACGCAGTCAGCAAACGCTGTATCGGGTTCGGATGGGGCCGGTGAACACGCCGGTTGAAGCGCAGCAATTACAAGCCAATGTCAGGTCGGCCAATCTGGGTCAGCCGACGGTGGTCGCACTGGATCAATGATTTAGCCTTGGTTGTTCAAGGTAGCTGCACAGTTGCTTCTGCGACGGGGACTTGCCAATAGAGCAAGCGATACAAGCAACTCAGCCTGGGTATCAGGCCGTTTTGTCAGCCATGGATGAAACCTGGCTTCAAGGCCGGATGAACGCATCGTTCGTTATCCGGTCAGATCAGCTTTGCCCGCAAGGGCATGTTTGCCCATTAGCAATTTCGAGAGACGGATGAACATCACCACCTTTGCAAAACGCCTGTGCCTGCTTGTCCCCCTGATCATCACACCTGCCGCCTGGGCGTCAGAACAGATGACGCCCGCCGCGCCGCAGTTGGCCGCCAAGGCCTATGTGCTGATGGATGCCTCCAGCGGTAACATTTTGGTTGAAAACAATGGCGACCAGCGTTTGGCGCCGGCGAGCCTGACCAAATTGATGACGGCCTACATCGCGACCCTGGAAATTCGTCGTAACCAAATCGGTGAAAACGACCCGGTGACAGTCAGTGAAAACGCCTGGCGCACAGGTGGTTCGCGGATGTTCATCAAGGTGGGCAGCCAAGTCACCGTCAGTGATCTGCTGCACGGCATCATTATTCAGTCAGGCAACGACGCTAGCGTCGCGCTCTCAGAGCACATCGCCGGTAGCGAAGATGCGTTCGCCGACATGATGAACAAAACCGCTGGTGACTTGGGCATGGTCAACAGCCACTTCATGAACCCGACGGGTTTGCCGAACCCGGATCACTACTCGTCGGCCCACGATATGGCGCTGCTGGCACGGGCAATCATTACCGTTGACCCGGCGCACTATGCGATTTATTCGCAGAAAGAATTCTTCTGGAACGGCATCAAGCAGCCGAACCGCAACCTGCTGCTGTGGCGCGACAAGACCGTTGACGGTCTGAAAACCGGCCACACCGAGGAAGCTGGCTATTGCATGGTGTCTTCGGCAGTCCGTGACGGCATGCGTTTGATCGCCGTGGTGTTTGGCACCAGCAGCGAACAGGCACGAGCGGCAGAAACCCAGAAGTTGCTGACGTACGGTTTCCGCTTCTTCGAAACCCAAACCTTCTACCAGAAGGGCGTGGAGTTGGCTCAGGCACCGGTCTGGAAAGGTTCGGAGCATCAGGTCAAAGCCGGCCTGGCTGATGACTTGA
This window contains:
- the rsfS gene encoding ribosome silencing factor, yielding MTKQKLTSEEVIKLATAALEDVKGTDILAIDVRDKTSIADYMLIATGTSNRQLNALVDSVRDKCKAAGVKSLSEEGKGDSDWVLLDLGDVIVHVMTAAARQFYDLERLWHGAEQSRALHSTHEGNPFDPTTFLDKE
- the rlmH gene encoding 23S rRNA (pseudouridine(1915)-N(3))-methyltransferase RlmH: MRLRLIAVGSRMPKWVEEGWQEYAKRMPSELALELVEIPLNTRGKNADVARFIRQEGEAMLAKVQPGERIVTLEVHGKPWSTEQLAVELDRWRLDARTVNLMVGGPEGLAPEVCARSEQRWSLSPLTLPHPLVRILIGEQMYRAWTVLSGHPYHK
- the mrdA gene encoding penicillin-binding protein 2; this translates as MSQPIRLKDHEKDARMVRGRVVVGAAVVMVAVCVLIARLYFLQVIQYDYHSTLSENNRVHVQPIPPNRGLIFDRNGVVVADNRPSFSLSMTRERSGNAAQVLDAIVEILALTADDRVLFEKRMKQGRRPFESVPILFELSEEQIALIAVNQFRLPGVEVVAQLVRHYPEGEHFAHSVGYVGRINEKELKALDSVNYSGTHHIGKTGIERFYEADLHGQVGYEEVETNARGRVMRVLNRTNPIPGKDIVLSLDIKLQQAAEAALGGRRGAVVALDPATGEVLAMVSQPSFDPNPFVTGISFKDYAELRDSIDRPLFNRILRGLYPPGSTIKPAVAIAGLDSGVVTASTRVFDPGFYQLPNYDHKYRNWNRTGDGWVDLDTAIMRSNDTYFYDLAHKIGIDRLSAYLNKFGIGKKVSLDMFEESPGLMPSRDWKRATRRQAWFPGETLILGIGQGYMQATPLQLAQATALVANKGVWNRPHLAKTVAGVPPTDENPMQDIVLRDVSDWAKVNHGMQQVMHGARGTARKAAIGSQYRIAGKSGTAQVVAIKQGEKYDRTKVQERHRDHALFVGFAPADNPKIVVAVMVENGESGSGIAAPVVRQVMDSWLLGPDGLLKPEYASSSNAEAAASEE
- the rodA gene encoding rod shape-determining protein RodA; amino-acid sequence: MRRRSTFLQRIHLDGPLLILLLTIGAGGLFVLYSASGKNWDLLIKQATSFGIGLVSMVAIAQLEPRFMARWVPVLYVLGMLLLVAVDVMGHNAMGATRWINIPGVIRFQPSEFMKIIMPATIAWYLAKRTLPPHLKHVALSLGLIGLPFILIVRQPDLGTSLLILASGTFVLFMAGLRWRWIIGVFAAAVPVAVGMWFFFMHDYQKQRILTFLDPESDPLGTGWNIIQSKAAIGSGGVFGKGWLLGTQSHLDFLPESHTDFIIAVLGEEFGLVGICALLLIYLLLIGRGLVITAQAQTLFGKLLAGSLTMTFFVYVFVNIGMVSGLMPVVGVPLPFISYGGTSLVTLLSAFGVLMSIHTHRKWIAQV
- the mltB gene encoding lytic murein transglycosylase B, which gives rise to MQVMRNWAARYAPLVGLVGILGSVLKAQAGDYEGSPQVAEFVGEMTRDYGFAGEQLMAVFREAERKQAILDAISRPAERVKPWKEYRPMFITDARIARGVDFWRQHEAALMRAEQDYGVPAQVIVAIIGVETFFGRNTGNYRVIDALSTLSFDYPPRAEFFRKELREFLLLAREEQVDPLTLKGSYAGAMGLPQFMPSSFRAYAVDFDGDGHINIWTDPDDAIGSVASYFKRHGWVAGEPVVSLSSVRGDAADSGLSPGLEPVKTVGELRALGWSSHDALRDDMPVTAFRLEGAEGPEYWMGLNNFYAITRYNRSVMYAMAVHQLSELLVQARGVK
- a CDS encoding septal ring lytic transglycosylase RlpA family protein, giving the protein MRAMPIRKPLKFMAFAALAVLVASCSTSRSPQNNSAVTSGPGLDINRAHKDGAPWWDVDVSRIPDAVPTLHSGPYKANPYTVLGKTYFPLTDSKRYVATGTASWYGTKFHGQNTANGEKYDLYGMSAAHKTLPLPSYVRVTNLDNNRSVILRVNDRGPFYSDRIIDLSYAAAKKLGYAEIGTARVKVEGIDPQEWWAQRGRPAPLMLDEPQVVAQAAAPAFTASTGTIEQYTPPPQQHAAAVSPVQIDAKKNASGPVSGLYLQVGAFANPDAAELLRSKLSGIVRTPVFVSSIVRSQQTLYRVRMGPVNTPVEAQQLQANVRSANLGQPTVVALDQ
- a CDS encoding D-alanyl-D-alanine carboxypeptidase family protein; this translates as MNITTFAKRLCLLVPLIITPAAWASEQMTPAAPQLAAKAYVLMDASSGNILVENNGDQRLAPASLTKLMTAYIATLEIRRNQIGENDPVTVSENAWRTGGSRMFIKVGSQVTVSDLLHGIIIQSGNDASVALSEHIAGSEDAFADMMNKTAGDLGMVNSHFMNPTGLPNPDHYSSAHDMALLARAIITVDPAHYAIYSQKEFFWNGIKQPNRNLLLWRDKTVDGLKTGHTEEAGYCMVSSAVRDGMRLIAVVFGTSSEQARAAETQKLLTYGFRFFETQTFYQKGVELAQAPVWKGSEHQVKAGLADDLTMTLPKGQLKKLAASMTMNPRLVAPIAKGDVIGKVEVKMDDKVVHTADLIALDGVDQGGIFRRVWDSIRLFFYGLFN